A single region of the Biomaibacter acetigenes genome encodes:
- a CDS encoding branched-chain amino acid ABC transporter permease, translating to MEYIYGVISVIGIEIIATVGLSVFTGFTGLFSLGHAAFMAIGAYTAAILTYFYNVPFILALLAGMLMSAMVSFVIGFPTLRAKLRGDYFAIATLGFGEAVRVILENLSITQGARGLPGISHFTTLPVVAIFSVIVVWMTRNFIWSKFGRNAIAVREDAVAAEMAGIDIFRVRMLSLVYSAACGGLAGGLFAHYLNFIQPAMFTSILSTQLTSAVVAGGMGSLTGPIIAISLFIAVPEVLRVANMWRLVAYGLILVLIMIYRPSGIMGYHELSFASFKNLFNRKAANQSAGGRRM from the coding sequence ATGGAATATATTTATGGAGTAATTTCTGTAATAGGCATAGAAATAATCGCAACAGTAGGCCTTTCGGTATTTACCGGATTTACAGGGCTATTTTCACTGGGGCATGCAGCCTTTATGGCCATAGGAGCTTATACCGCGGCTATTCTGACGTATTTTTATAATGTACCCTTTATTCTTGCTCTCCTTGCAGGTATGCTGATGTCCGCTATGGTGAGTTTCGTGATAGGCTTTCCGACACTGAGGGCAAAACTTCGCGGCGATTATTTTGCGATAGCAACCCTGGGATTTGGTGAAGCTGTAAGAGTCATACTGGAAAATCTCTCCATAACTCAGGGTGCAAGAGGACTTCCCGGGATTTCTCATTTTACCACTCTGCCGGTTGTAGCCATATTTTCGGTAATAGTAGTCTGGATGACAAGAAACTTTATCTGGTCCAAATTTGGCCGAAATGCCATTGCCGTAAGAGAAGATGCGGTAGCTGCAGAGATGGCGGGTATAGACATCTTCCGGGTGCGAATGCTGTCTCTCGTTTACAGCGCGGCCTGCGGAGGCCTGGCGGGCGGACTGTTTGCACACTATCTTAACTTTATACAGCCGGCCATGTTTACATCTATCCTCTCCACACAGCTTACTTCAGCGGTGGTAGCCGGGGGGATGGGAAGCCTCACCGGTCCCATCATTGCCATTTCTCTTTTTATCGCTGTCCCTGAGGTTTTGCGGGTGGCCAATATGTGGCGTCTTGTGGCATATGGTTTGATACTGGTTCTTATCATGATATACAGGCCATCAGGAATCATGGGGTACCACGAACTTTCTTTTGCTTCTTTTAAAAACCTGTTCAATAGAAAGGCTGCAAATCAAAGCGCCGGCGGGAGGAGGATGTAA
- a CDS encoding ABC transporter ATP-binding protein, whose product MSLLELKNVTKCFGGIVAVKDLSFSLNDGEIVGLIGPNGAGKTTVFNLITGVYKVTEGIILFEGKDINKCDPVSIVRGGIARTFQNIRLFNKLSVMENIKTVLFREANYNFTQVLMKTPKVVKMERHLTERSMEYLKVVGLEQYANFRADSLPYGLQRKLEIARALALKPKLLLLDEPAAGMNPEESLALVDLIRYIKEQYNLTIILIEHHMDVVMELCPRIIVINFGELLIDGSKEKVQSDERVLKAYLGEEYANVAGN is encoded by the coding sequence ATGTCGTTGCTGGAGCTGAAAAATGTTACAAAATGTTTCGGCGGCATAGTGGCGGTAAAGGATTTATCATTTTCGTTGAATGACGGCGAAATCGTAGGTTTGATTGGACCCAATGGAGCCGGTAAAACCACGGTTTTTAACCTTATAACCGGCGTATACAAGGTTACCGAGGGAATCATTTTATTTGAAGGAAAGGATATAAATAAGTGTGACCCTGTTTCCATTGTGCGGGGCGGTATAGCCAGGACTTTTCAGAATATACGTCTTTTCAACAAGTTGAGCGTGATGGAGAATATAAAGACAGTTCTTTTTCGGGAAGCAAATTATAATTTTACCCAGGTCCTGATGAAAACCCCAAAAGTCGTTAAAATGGAGCGTCACCTTACTGAAAGGTCTATGGAGTATTTAAAGGTTGTGGGTCTGGAACAATATGCAAATTTCAGAGCGGACAGCCTGCCCTATGGCCTGCAGAGAAAGCTGGAAATCGCCAGGGCCCTTGCATTAAAGCCGAAACTTCTTCTCCTGGATGAGCCCGCCGCCGGCATGAATCCTGAAGAATCTCTGGCGCTGGTGGATTTGATAAGGTATATCAAGGAGCAGTACAATCTTACCATTATTTTAATAGAACATCACATGGATGTGGTCATGGAACTTTGTCCCCGAATTATAGTCATCAACTTCGGCGAATTGCTGATAGATGGGTCTAAAGAAAAGGTGCAGAGCGATGAAAGAGTGCTGAAGGCTTATCTGGGGGAGGAATATGCCAATGTTGCTGGAAATTAA
- a CDS encoding ABC transporter ATP-binding protein codes for MLLEIKDINVFYGKIHALKNVSLQVAKGEIVTIVGANGAGKSTLMWTLAGVLKARDGSIIYKDRPLPSFAHDVAASGIILVPERRRLYANLTVRENLIMGAFLRNDINEVKKDLEFIYGLFPILKERSNQYAGTLSGGEQQMAAIARGLMSRPEILLLDEPSLGLSPLYTSEVFKTIRQIRDKGTTILLAEQNAHKALEMANRAYVLETGRIVLSGTGKELLANAAVQEAYLGVRHKVI; via the coding sequence ATGTTGCTGGAAATTAAAGATATAAATGTTTTTTACGGAAAAATCCACGCATTAAAAAATGTCAGTCTGCAGGTAGCCAAGGGAGAGATTGTAACAATAGTGGGCGCCAACGGCGCGGGCAAATCCACTCTCATGTGGACTCTTGCCGGAGTTTTGAAAGCAAGGGACGGGTCGATAATTTATAAAGACAGACCCCTGCCTTCTTTTGCCCATGATGTGGCCGCATCTGGAATTATCTTAGTGCCGGAGCGGAGGAGGCTCTATGCCAACCTGACAGTGAGAGAAAATCTGATAATGGGAGCATTTTTAAGAAATGATATAAATGAAGTAAAGAAAGACCTGGAATTTATCTATGGCCTTTTCCCTATATTAAAGGAAAGATCCAACCAATATGCAGGAACGCTTTCGGGCGGTGAGCAGCAAATGGCGGCCATAGCCAGGGGGCTTATGTCCAGACCCGAAATTCTTCTGCTGGATGAACCTTCGCTCGGTCTTTCACCGCTCTATACTTCCGAGGTCTTTAAGACTATCCGGCAGATTAGAGACAAAGGAACCACTATACTTCTGGCCGAGCAAAATGCTCACAAGGCCCTGGAAATGGCAAACCGTGCCTATGTACTTGAAACCGGGCGCATAGTGCTTTCGGGCACCGGAAAGGAACTTTTGGCCAATGCGGCTGTCCAGGAGGCCTATCTTGGAGTCAGGCACAAGGTCATCTAA
- a CDS encoding 1-aminocyclopropane-1-carboxylate deaminase/D-cysteine desulfhydrase, with translation MDLLEKLNRFPKVKMLWGMTPIVRADNISRETGVDLYVKRDDLTGLALGGNKTRKLEFLMGEALACKCDTVVTAGAVHSNHALQTAAASKKLGLAPILVLRGKEENLGNLLMDKLLRADIRVYDVMTGRELNDIMLNIAEELEKKGKNPMVIPIGGSNPTGALGYIKAAAEILEQERELGLDFDYVISPSSSGGTQAGLLFGFNVLKRKTRVLNIGVGDPRDELIEDVLNLINDLSKILDIKTEINREIIESVTVDGYGFGGYGTIVKEVIEVIMYAASREGFYLDPVYSGKAFCGMLDLIDKKIIPQGSKVLFIHTGGLGGIFQYEKIIGDML, from the coding sequence ATGGACTTATTAGAAAAGTTAAACCGTTTTCCAAAAGTCAAGATGCTGTGGGGGATGACTCCCATAGTCCGGGCGGACAACATCAGCAGAGAAACCGGAGTTGACCTATACGTAAAACGAGACGACCTTACGGGGCTTGCCCTGGGCGGCAACAAGACGCGAAAGCTGGAATTCCTGATGGGAGAAGCCCTGGCCTGCAAATGCGATACCGTGGTAACGGCGGGGGCTGTCCACTCGAATCACGCCCTTCAGACTGCCGCAGCGTCGAAAAAGCTCGGGCTTGCGCCAATCCTTGTTTTAAGGGGAAAGGAAGAAAATCTGGGAAACCTGCTGATGGACAAATTGCTCCGGGCCGACATCCGGGTGTATGATGTCATGACCGGCAGGGAGTTAAACGATATAATGCTGAACATAGCTGAAGAGCTTGAAAAAAAAGGCAAAAATCCCATGGTTATACCCATCGGCGGTTCAAACCCCACCGGCGCCCTGGGATATATAAAGGCAGCGGCGGAAATACTGGAGCAGGAAAGAGAATTGGGATTGGATTTTGACTATGTTATAAGCCCCAGCAGCAGCGGCGGGACCCAGGCCGGTCTTTTATTCGGATTTAATGTGTTAAAACGCAAAACCCGCGTTTTAAATATCGGGGTGGGAGACCCCAGGGATGAACTCATCGAAGATGTTTTGAACCTTATAAATGACCTTTCTAAGATTCTGGACATAAAAACAGAGATCAACCGTGAAATTATTGAATCCGTTACAGTTGATGGATACGGCTTTGGGGGCTATGGTACCATCGTCAAAGAAGTAATAGAAGTTATAATGTACGCCGCATCCAGAGAAGGATTTTATCTTGATCCGGTTTACAGCGGTAAAGCTTTTTGTGGCATGCTGGACCTTATCGATAAAAAAATTATACCGCAGGGGTCAAAGGTATTATTTATACACACCGGAGGGCTTGGAGGCATATTTCAATATGAAAAAATCATAGGAGATATGCTGTAA
- a CDS encoding LL-diaminopimelate aminotransferase, which yields MKVAERLNKIPPYISAQIDKKIAELRKKGVDVVTLGVGDPDLPTPDNIIEVMEKAIWEPAFHRYPDYEGSIEFRKAVAEYYERRFDVKLNPENEVMALIGSKEGIVNLTYAFVDHGDYALIPDPAYPVYKTATLFAGGIPYTMPLLKENNFLPDFTKIDTDIARKAKLMFLCYPNNPTSAVADKKFFEEAVEFAKTYDIVICNDSAYAEITYDGYESPSLLSVKGAEDIAIELGSLSKPYRMTGWRIGYAVGNRDIMKALGRIKTNVDSGQFTAIQKAAVEALTGPQDSLKELRSIFTARRDMMVSALKEMGFDVSAPKGTFYIWAPVPEGYSSMSFSEMLVEKAAVVVIPGNAYGEYGEGFFRISLTTPDDRIKEAIKRMKEIF from the coding sequence ATGAAAGTAGCCGAGCGCCTCAACAAAATCCCACCATATATTTCCGCCCAGATCGATAAAAAGATCGCTGAACTCAGGAAAAAAGGCGTAGATGTGGTAACTCTCGGAGTTGGAGACCCGGACCTGCCTACACCGGACAATATAATTGAAGTGATGGAAAAGGCCATATGGGAACCGGCTTTTCACCGCTATCCGGATTACGAAGGTTCCATTGAATTTCGTAAGGCTGTGGCCGAATATTATGAGAGACGTTTTGACGTAAAATTAAACCCTGAAAATGAAGTCATGGCACTCATAGGTTCTAAGGAAGGCATTGTGAATCTGACGTATGCTTTCGTGGATCATGGTGACTATGCGCTGATTCCGGATCCCGCATATCCCGTTTATAAGACCGCTACACTTTTTGCCGGCGGCATACCCTATACCATGCCGCTGCTCAAAGAAAACAATTTCCTGCCGGATTTTACAAAAATCGATACCGATATTGCCAGAAAAGCAAAGCTCATGTTTTTATGCTATCCCAACAACCCCACATCGGCTGTGGCCGACAAGAAGTTTTTTGAAGAAGCCGTGGAGTTTGCAAAAACATATGATATCGTCATTTGCAATGACAGCGCCTATGCCGAAATCACCTATGACGGATACGAATCCCCCAGCCTGCTTTCGGTTAAAGGGGCGGAAGATATAGCCATAGAACTGGGTTCCCTGTCCAAACCCTACAGGATGACCGGGTGGCGCATCGGGTATGCCGTGGGCAACAGGGACATCATGAAAGCCTTAGGTAGGATAAAGACCAATGTGGACTCCGGCCAGTTTACCGCCATCCAGAAAGCAGCCGTTGAAGCCCTTACAGGGCCTCAGGACAGCTTGAAGGAGCTGAGATCCATCTTTACCGCCCGTCGAGACATGATGGTAAGTGCCTTAAAAGAAATGGGATTTGATGTATCGGCTCCAAAAGGCACCTTTTACATTTGGGCACCGGTGCCGGAAGGCTATAGTTCCATGTCTTTTTCCGAAATGCTGGTGGAAAAGGCTGCGGTGGTGGTAATTCCGGGCAATGCGTATGGAGAGTATGGCGAGGGATTCTTCAGGATTTCACTGACGACACCCGATGATAGGATAAAAGAGGCTATAAAGAGGATGAAGGAAATTTTTTAA
- the gcvT gene encoding glycine cleavage system aminomethyltransferase GcvT — protein MLKRTPLYDAHLKLKARMVEFGGFEMPIQYTSIIDEHMAVRTRAGVFDVAHMGEILVEGEKSADFLNGLLTNDIAVLKDGKVQYSIMTYDDGGTVDDLLVYRMDDNKYFLVVNASNKDKDFEYIKTHAPAGVEIEDLSETCAEIALQGPESFKFAEKLLGPLHIARFYFIKLKYGEESLIISRTGYTGEDGLEIYGPPESIIKLFADFIEAGVTPCGLGARDTLRFEAGLPLYGHELSESITPVEAGLLPFIKFNKDFTGKDALYRQVKENKGRRLVGLKLNEKGVPRQGYKVFFGDSEAGFVTSGNFAPYLKEYLAMALVQLPQDSMEDYIDKEFEIEIRGKRLKAEAVPKNFLKALRPGK, from the coding sequence ATGTTAAAAAGGACACCGCTGTATGATGCTCATCTAAAGTTAAAGGCCAGGATGGTAGAATTTGGCGGTTTTGAAATGCCCATACAATACACTTCCATCATCGATGAGCATATGGCCGTGAGGACCAGGGCCGGTGTCTTCGATGTGGCCCACATGGGAGAAATACTGGTGGAAGGGGAGAAATCAGCGGATTTTTTAAACGGGCTGCTCACTAACGACATTGCCGTATTGAAAGATGGCAAAGTGCAGTATTCCATCATGACCTATGATGATGGGGGTACCGTGGACGATCTACTGGTTTACCGCATGGATGATAACAAATATTTTCTAGTGGTGAACGCTTCCAATAAGGATAAGGATTTTGAATACATTAAAACCCATGCTCCCGCCGGTGTGGAAATCGAAGATTTGAGCGAAACCTGTGCAGAAATTGCCCTCCAGGGGCCGGAAAGTTTCAAGTTCGCCGAAAAGTTGCTTGGTCCATTACATATTGCCCGATTTTACTTCATAAAATTAAAATACGGCGAGGAATCATTGATAATATCCCGTACCGGTTATACCGGCGAGGATGGTCTTGAAATTTACGGGCCGCCGGAGTCCATCATTAAGCTTTTTGCAGACTTTATCGAGGCAGGAGTCACTCCATGTGGCCTGGGGGCCCGGGACACTCTGAGGTTTGAGGCGGGGCTGCCCCTTTACGGCCACGAACTTTCCGAAAGCATAACCCCTGTGGAAGCGGGGCTCTTACCGTTTATTAAGTTTAATAAAGATTTTACCGGCAAAGATGCGCTGTACCGCCAGGTGAAAGAAAATAAAGGGCGCAGGCTTGTAGGCCTTAAGCTCAACGAAAAAGGCGTACCCCGTCAGGGATATAAAGTATTTTTCGGGGATAGTGAAGCAGGATTTGTGACATCGGGAAATTTTGCGCCGTATTTAAAGGAATACCTGGCCATGGCTCTGGTGCAATTGCCACAGGATTCTATGGAAGATTATATCGATAAGGAGTTTGAGATTGAAATTCGGGGAAAAAGGCTAAAGGCTGAAGCTGTGCCCAAAAATTTTTTAAAAGCCTTGCGACCGGGGAAATAG
- the gcvH gene encoding glycine cleavage system protein GcvH, with protein MSKIPKNLLYTEEHEWILVEGSRGTIGITDHAQEALGDVVYVDLPKVGDKVVKGETFGTVESVKAASDIYAPVSGTVVEVNEALKDNPELINKSPYEDAWMIVVELDDESELDELLGPEDYENILEGE; from the coding sequence ATGAGTAAGATTCCAAAAAATTTATTGTACACCGAAGAGCATGAGTGGATACTGGTAGAAGGAAGCAGGGGAACCATCGGTATCACCGACCATGCTCAAGAGGCTCTGGGGGATGTGGTGTATGTGGACCTACCCAAAGTGGGAGACAAGGTTGTGAAAGGTGAAACCTTCGGCACGGTAGAATCGGTGAAAGCGGCATCGGACATCTATGCCCCGGTTTCCGGCACCGTGGTTGAAGTAAACGAAGCGCTGAAAGACAACCCCGAACTCATAAACAAGAGCCCCTATGAGGATGCCTGGATGATAGTGGTGGAACTGGATGACGAGAGCGAACTTGATGAACTTTTAGGCCCGGAGGATTATGAAAATATTTTGGAAGGGGAGTAA
- the gcvPA gene encoding aminomethyl-transferring glycine dehydrogenase subunit GcvPA, producing the protein MRYIGHTPFQVKEMMKTLGISEIDELFADIPEEVKLKGDLDLPLSLNEVELKREILNLARDNKAGEYINFMGAGAYDHYVPAVVKALVGRSEFYTSYTPYQPERSQGTLAAIFEYQTMIANLTGMDVVNASVYDGASSLAEAVLMACDIKRKNRVVISGAVHPEYVETARTYGFGYNKDIAVVPYTESLETDWDKIDDMVDGSTAAIVVSMPNFFGVLEDVKRARDIAKEKNVMFIVVANPISLGLLRPPGEYGADIVVGEGQPLGNALNFGGPYLGFMATKSEYVRRMPGRIVGETVDAEGKRAFVLTLQAREQHIRREKATSNICSNEALNALAATIYMAYLGKKGLKDVAYHSHIKARYFIDEVKKSGRAHIVNHRVFNEVVVEVDNLEQKYREALEQKILPGIRLSRFFPEEENRLLVAFTEKRSKHEIDFLLKALGVK; encoded by the coding sequence ATGAGGTATATCGGCCACACTCCTTTTCAGGTTAAAGAGATGATGAAAACTCTCGGGATAAGCGAAATCGACGAGCTTTTTGCCGACATTCCCGAAGAGGTTAAGCTTAAAGGCGATCTGGACCTACCTCTGTCTTTAAATGAAGTTGAACTAAAAAGAGAAATTTTAAATCTAGCCAGGGATAATAAAGCCGGCGAATACATCAATTTTATGGGCGCCGGAGCCTATGACCATTATGTGCCGGCAGTGGTGAAGGCGCTGGTGGGGCGTTCGGAGTTTTACACATCCTACACGCCCTATCAACCCGAAAGAAGTCAGGGGACCCTGGCCGCCATATTTGAATACCAGACCATGATAGCAAATCTGACCGGGATGGATGTGGTCAATGCATCGGTATACGACGGTGCCAGCTCCCTGGCGGAGGCTGTACTTATGGCCTGTGACATAAAGAGGAAGAACAGGGTGGTGATTTCCGGGGCGGTCCACCCAGAATATGTGGAGACTGCACGAACCTATGGCTTTGGATATAACAAAGATATAGCCGTGGTACCTTATACTGAATCTCTTGAGACAGATTGGGATAAGATCGATGATATGGTGGATGGCAGTACCGCTGCCATTGTCGTGAGTATGCCCAATTTCTTTGGAGTTCTGGAAGATGTAAAGAGAGCCCGGGATATTGCAAAAGAAAAAAATGTCATGTTCATAGTCGTTGCAAATCCCATATCTCTTGGCCTTTTAAGGCCGCCGGGGGAATACGGGGCCGACATTGTGGTGGGGGAAGGCCAGCCTCTTGGCAATGCCCTGAATTTCGGCGGACCGTACCTGGGCTTCATGGCGACCAAATCCGAATACGTGCGCCGCATGCCGGGCCGTATAGTAGGCGAGACAGTGGATGCCGAAGGTAAAAGGGCTTTTGTTCTCACCCTTCAAGCCCGGGAGCAGCATATTCGCCGCGAAAAAGCCACGTCGAATATTTGTTCCAACGAGGCATTAAATGCCCTGGCCGCCACCATATATATGGCCTATCTCGGCAAAAAGGGCTTGAAAGATGTGGCGTATCATTCCCATATAAAAGCAAGGTATTTTATTGATGAAGTAAAAAAGAGCGGCAGGGCTCACATAGTCAACCACAGGGTTTTCAACGAAGTAGTGGTGGAAGTAGATAACCTTGAGCAAAAATACCGGGAGGCGCTGGAACAAAAAATCCTGCCGGGAATAAGACTTTCCCGCTTTTTCCCGGAAGAGGAGAACCGCCTGCTGGTGGCCTTTACGGAAAAGCGCTCAAAGCATGAGATTGATTTTTTATTAAAAGCACTGGGGGTGAAATAG
- the gcvPB gene encoding aminomethyl-transferring glycine dehydrogenase subunit GcvPB produces the protein MKGTPLIFERSLPGREGFRLDDPDVPGVDLSETLGGEFLRQDLDLPEVSEVDVVRHYTKLSKMNFGVDDGFYPLGSCTMKYNPKINEEISALPHFTELHPYAPEELAQGTLRFMYEMQKFLCEITGMDYFTLQPAAGAHGELTGILIIKKYLEITGEKRNKIIVPDSSHGTNPATAKESGFEIVKVKSGKDGLVDIAELKKAVDEDVAALMLTNPNTLGLFEKAIPEISRILHEKGALLYYDGANLNAIMGIARPGDMGFDVVHVNLHKTFSTPHGGGGPGAGPVGVKAFLKDFLPKPIVEREGEKYFLNYDLPHSIGRMKAFYGNIGVVLKAYTYVRSLGARGLKEASEMAVLNANYLKKQVEDLFEVPVNAICKHEFVVSASNWKEKYGVRALDIAKRLLDYGFHPPTIYFPLIVEEALMIEPTETESKEALDAFAASLKRIYDEAQENPDLMQKTPHHMPVKRVDEVKAAREMKLKY, from the coding sequence ATGAAGGGGACACCTCTTATTTTCGAACGGTCCCTGCCCGGAAGGGAAGGCTTCAGGCTGGATGACCCTGATGTGCCCGGGGTGGACCTGTCCGAAACCCTGGGCGGAGAATTCCTGCGGCAGGACCTGGACCTGCCCGAGGTTTCGGAAGTGGATGTGGTAAGGCATTATACAAAGCTTTCTAAAATGAATTTCGGTGTGGATGATGGCTTTTATCCTTTAGGTTCCTGCACCATGAAGTACAATCCCAAAATAAATGAGGAAATAAGTGCACTTCCCCATTTTACGGAGCTTCATCCCTATGCCCCGGAAGAATTAGCCCAGGGGACATTAAGGTTCATGTACGAGATGCAGAAATTTCTCTGTGAAATCACCGGCATGGATTATTTCACCCTGCAACCAGCCGCTGGAGCGCATGGAGAGCTCACCGGAATACTTATTATCAAGAAATACCTGGAAATAACCGGGGAAAAGCGCAACAAAATCATCGTTCCCGACTCTTCCCACGGCACCAACCCCGCCACCGCTAAGGAAAGCGGATTTGAGATAGTAAAGGTGAAGTCCGGCAAAGACGGCCTTGTAGACATTGCAGAACTTAAAAAAGCTGTAGATGAGGATGTGGCCGCTCTTATGCTCACAAACCCCAATACCCTGGGTTTATTCGAAAAGGCCATACCGGAAATTTCGCGTATTTTGCATGAAAAGGGAGCCCTGCTGTATTACGATGGGGCAAACCTCAATGCCATCATGGGCATCGCCCGTCCCGGTGACATGGGCTTTGACGTGGTTCATGTAAATCTTCATAAGACCTTTTCCACTCCCCATGGAGGCGGCGGACCGGGGGCAGGGCCGGTGGGTGTGAAGGCATTTCTCAAGGACTTTTTGCCAAAGCCCATTGTCGAAAGGGAAGGGGAGAAGTATTTCCTAAATTACGATTTGCCCCATTCCATAGGCAGAATGAAGGCATTTTACGGCAACATCGGCGTTGTATTAAAGGCCTATACGTATGTGAGAAGCCTCGGAGCCCGGGGCCTGAAAGAGGCCAGTGAAATGGCGGTACTCAACGCCAATTACCTGAAAAAACAAGTAGAGGATTTATTTGAAGTGCCTGTAAACGCCATATGCAAGCATGAATTCGTGGTGAGCGCCAGCAACTGGAAGGAAAAATACGGCGTGAGAGCCCTTGACATCGCCAAGCGCCTGCTGGATTATGGATTCCATCCGCCCACCATATATTTCCCCCTCATTGTGGAGGAGGCTTTGATGATAGAACCCACCGAAACTGAAAGTAAGGAAGCTCTGGATGCTTTTGCCGCTTCTTTGAAGAGGATTTACGATGAAGCTCAAGAAAATCCCGATCTGATGCAAAAGACACCTCATCATATGCCGGTGAAGCGGGTGGATGAAGTAAAAGCTGCGAGAGAGATGAAACTTAAATACTAA
- a CDS encoding lipoate--protein ligase — MQYINNESYDPYFNMALEEHTVKFLDPGEEYFILWQNRPAVIIGKNQNAIEEVNLKYTKEHGIAVVRRLSGGGAVYHDLGNINFTFVVNYRPEDFNSIERFARAVVRALDRFGVKSEFTGRNDITIDGKKISGNAQYLYKKRLLHHGTLLFDSDVTRLSEALNVKIDKISSKGVKSVKSRVTNIKEYLKQDISVKEFKELLAKYIFEVEDQPFREYQLTAQDLENINRLREDKYSTWEWNIGYSPEFDLTKSQRFDAGEVEVKLNVKDGMITAIKFYGDFLSMRDVAEVENLLTGCRYREEDIKKALSKVNLEEYFGKICLHDLLNLIL, encoded by the coding sequence ATGCAATATATTAATAATGAATCCTATGATCCATATTTCAATATGGCCCTCGAAGAACATACAGTAAAATTCCTTGACCCCGGTGAAGAATACTTCATCCTCTGGCAGAACCGGCCGGCTGTTATTATCGGCAAAAATCAGAACGCCATCGAGGAAGTCAATCTAAAATACACCAAAGAGCATGGCATAGCCGTGGTTCGCAGGCTTTCCGGCGGCGGGGCGGTTTACCATGACCTGGGCAATATAAATTTTACTTTTGTAGTAAATTACCGGCCAGAGGATTTCAACAGCATTGAGAGGTTTGCCCGGGCTGTGGTGAGGGCACTGGACAGATTTGGAGTTAAATCTGAGTTTACAGGCAGAAACGATATTACTATCGATGGAAAGAAAATCTCCGGTAATGCCCAATACCTTTACAAAAAGAGACTGCTCCACCACGGAACCCTTCTTTTTGACTCTGATGTTACAAGGCTTTCGGAGGCTCTAAATGTGAAAATAGACAAGATATCCTCCAAAGGCGTAAAATCCGTTAAAAGCCGGGTGACAAACATAAAAGAATATTTGAAACAGGATATCAGCGTAAAGGAATTTAAAGAACTGCTGGCAAAATACATCTTCGAGGTAGAAGACCAGCCCTTTAGAGAATATCAATTAACAGCACAGGATCTGGAAAACATAAACAGGTTAAGAGAGGATAAGTATTCCACCTGGGAATGGAACATTGGATATTCACCGGAATTTGATCTCACAAAATCCCAGCGTTTCGATGCCGGTGAGGTGGAAGTCAAACTTAACGTAAAAGATGGAATGATCACTGCCATAAAATTTTACGGCGATTTTTTGAGCATGAGGGATGTGGCTGAAGTGGAAAATCTTTTAACAGGGTGCCGCTATCGGGAAGAAGACATAAAAAAGGCCCTTTCAAAAGTTAACCTGGAAGAATATTTCGGTAAGATCTGCCTTCATGACCTGTTAAATTTGATATTATAG